A genome region from Bradyrhizobium guangzhouense includes the following:
- a CDS encoding co-chaperone GroES, giving the protein MKFRPLHDRVVVKRIDAEEKTAGGIIIPDTAKEKPSQGEVVAVGPGGRDEAGKLIPIDLKVGDRVLFGKWSGTEVKIDGQDLLIMKESDVMGVLEVAESKKKAA; this is encoded by the coding sequence ATGAAATTCCGTCCGCTTCACGACCGCGTCGTGGTCAAGCGCATCGACGCAGAAGAGAAGACCGCTGGCGGCATCATCATTCCCGACACTGCCAAGGAAAAGCCCTCCCAGGGCGAAGTCGTCGCCGTCGGCCCCGGTGGCCGCGACGAAGCTGGCAAGCTGATCCCGATCGACCTGAAGGTCGGCGACCGCGTGCTGTTCGGCAAGTGGTCCGGCACCGAGGTCAAGATCGACGGCCAGGACCTGCTGATCATGAAGGAGAGCGACGTGATGGGCGTTCTCGAGGTCGCCGAGTCCAAGAAGAAGGCGGCTTAA
- the groL gene encoding chaperonin GroEL (60 kDa chaperone family; promotes refolding of misfolded polypeptides especially under stressful conditions; forms two stacked rings of heptamers to form a barrel-shaped 14mer; ends can be capped by GroES; misfolded proteins enter the barrel where they are refolded when GroES binds), with amino-acid sequence MAAKEVKFSVEARDKMLRGVDVLANAVKVTLGPKGRNVVLDKSFGAPRITKDGVTVAKEIELDDKFENMGAQMVREVASKSADAAGDGTTTATVLAQAIVKEGAKSVAAGMNPMDLKRGIDLAVEAVVADLQKNSKKVTSNDEIAQVGTISANGDQEIGKFLSDAMKKVGNEGVITVEEAKSLETELDVVEGMQFDRGYISPYFVTNADKMRVEMDDAYILINEKKLSSLNELLPLLEAVVQTGKPLVIVAEDVEGEALATLVVNRLRGGLKVAAVKAPGFGDRRKAMLQDIAILTGGQAISEDLGIKLENVTLNMLGRAKKVMIDKENTTIVNGAGKKADIEARVAQIKAQIEETTSDYDREKLQERLAKLAGGVAVIRVGGATEVEVKERKDRVDDAMHATRAAVEEGIVPGGGVALLRASEQLKGLRTKNDDQKTGVEIVRKALSAPARQIAINAGEDGSVIIGKILEKDQYAYGFDSQTGEYGNLVSKGIIDPTKVVRTAIQNAASVAALLITTEAMVAELPKKAAAGPAMPPAGGMGGMDF; translated from the coding sequence ATGGCAGCCAAAGAAGTCAAATTCTCGGTTGAAGCGCGCGACAAGATGCTGCGCGGCGTCGACGTCCTCGCCAACGCGGTGAAGGTCACGCTCGGTCCGAAGGGCCGCAACGTCGTGCTCGACAAGTCGTTCGGCGCTCCCCGCATCACCAAGGACGGCGTCACCGTCGCCAAGGAGATCGAGCTCGACGACAAGTTCGAGAACATGGGCGCCCAGATGGTGCGCGAAGTCGCCTCGAAGTCCGCTGACGCGGCCGGCGACGGCACCACCACCGCCACCGTGCTGGCCCAGGCGATCGTGAAGGAAGGCGCCAAGTCGGTCGCCGCCGGCATGAACCCGATGGACCTCAAGCGCGGTATCGACCTCGCGGTCGAGGCTGTGGTTGCAGACCTCCAGAAGAACTCCAAGAAGGTCACCTCGAACGACGAGATCGCCCAGGTCGGCACCATCTCGGCCAACGGCGACCAGGAGATCGGCAAGTTCCTCTCCGACGCCATGAAGAAGGTCGGCAACGAGGGTGTCATCACCGTCGAGGAAGCCAAGTCGCTCGAGACCGAGCTCGACGTCGTCGAGGGCATGCAGTTCGACCGCGGCTACATCTCGCCCTACTTCGTCACCAACGCCGACAAGATGCGCGTTGAGATGGACGACGCCTACATCCTCATCAACGAGAAGAAGCTCTCCTCGCTGAACGAGCTGCTGCCGCTGCTCGAGGCCGTGGTGCAGACCGGCAAGCCGCTGGTCATCGTCGCCGAGGACGTCGAAGGCGAGGCCTTGGCCACGCTTGTTGTGAACCGTCTGCGCGGCGGCCTGAAGGTCGCGGCCGTCAAGGCTCCGGGCTTCGGCGATCGCCGCAAGGCCATGCTGCAGGACATCGCGATCCTGACCGGCGGCCAGGCGATCTCGGAAGATCTCGGCATCAAGCTCGAGAACGTCACGCTCAACATGCTCGGTCGCGCCAAGAAGGTGATGATCGACAAGGAGAACACCACGATCGTCAATGGCGCCGGCAAGAAGGCCGACATCGAGGCGCGCGTGGCCCAGATCAAGGCGCAGATCGAGGAGACCACCTCGGACTACGACCGTGAGAAGCTCCAGGAGCGTCTTGCCAAGCTCGCAGGCGGCGTCGCGGTGATCCGCGTCGGCGGCGCGACCGAGGTCGAGGTGAAGGAGCGCAAGGATCGCGTTGATGACGCGATGCATGCGACCCGCGCGGCTGTCGAGGAAGGCATCGTCCCGGGCGGCGGCGTCGCCCTGCTCCGTGCCTCCGAGCAGCTCAAGGGCCTGCGCACCAAGAACGACGACCAGAAGACCGGCGTCGAGATCGTGCGCAAGGCGCTGTCGGCTCCCGCTCGCCAGATCGCGATCAACGCCGGTGAAGACGGCTCGGTGATCATCGGCAAGATCCTGGAGAAGGACCAGTACGCCTACGGCTTCGACAGCCAGACCGGCGAATACGGCAACCTGGTCTCCAAAGGCATCATCGACCCGACCAAGGTGGTCCGCACCGCGATCCAGAACGCAGCCTCCGTTGCAGCGCTCCTGATCACCACCGAAGCCATGGTCGCCGAGCTGCCGAAGAAGGCCGCTGCCGGCCCCGCGATGCCCCCCGCCGGCGGCATGGGCGGCATGGACTTCTAA
- the repC gene encoding plasmid replication protein RepC, translating to MQSRAPTTPFGRRSLKLAHVATQVAVSTRPSEKIVHKWKIFQAICIARPRLGISERALTVLDALLSFHPETTLTGEGDLIVFPSNNQLTLRAHGMPVSTLRRHLAVLVDAGLIVRRDSPNGKRYARKGSGGDIERAFGFDLSPLVVRAEEFERLAEEIKAEARAIKHARERITLCRRDIAKMIATGIEENVPTHREWKGPADWDEVHRAFRSIVETIPRRATCQELEAIADELSQLADDVLNLLETHVQAANMSANESHTERHLQNSNPNTLTELEPSLQEGRAASTEPQPQPARFAEGSYPLGMVLSACPDIVDYAKGGISNWRDFIATAAVVRSMLGISPSAWEEAQSVMGETQAAIVVGCILQRGEVIRSAGGYLRGLTRKAEAGEFSLGPILMAQINSRLHEKRRA from the coding sequence ATGCAATCACGTGCCCCAACGACGCCCTTTGGGCGGCGCTCGTTGAAGCTTGCCCATGTGGCAACACAAGTCGCAGTATCGACCAGGCCATCGGAAAAGATCGTCCATAAATGGAAGATCTTTCAGGCCATCTGCATCGCAAGGCCGCGCCTCGGTATCTCTGAGCGTGCGCTGACGGTGCTGGATGCTCTGCTCAGCTTTCATCCCGAGACTACGCTCACGGGTGAGGGTGACCTCATCGTGTTTCCGTCAAACAATCAGCTGACGCTGCGAGCTCACGGCATGCCGGTGTCCACGTTGCGGCGTCATCTCGCTGTGCTTGTCGACGCCGGGCTCATCGTTCGCAGGGATAGTCCGAACGGCAAGCGCTACGCTCGCAAAGGCAGCGGCGGTGACATCGAGCGCGCCTTTGGCTTTGACTTGTCGCCACTCGTCGTTCGCGCCGAAGAGTTCGAGAGGCTGGCTGAGGAAATCAAAGCGGAGGCTCGTGCTATCAAACATGCGCGCGAGCGCATCACACTCTGCCGTCGTGACATCGCCAAGATGATTGCAACGGGCATCGAGGAAAACGTGCCGACCCACAGGGAATGGAAGGGGCCGGCTGATTGGGACGAGGTGCATCGGGCATTCCGTTCGATCGTCGAGACGATTCCACGCCGGGCGACCTGCCAAGAACTTGAGGCGATCGCCGACGAACTATCGCAGCTTGCCGACGACGTCCTCAATCTGCTGGAAACTCACGTCCAAGCAGCAAATATGAGCGCCAATGAGTCCCATACTGAGCGTCACTTACAGAATTCAAACCCAAACACTCTTACTGAACTTGAACCTAGCCTCCAAGAAGGCAGGGCGGCGAGTACCGAGCCGCAACCACAACCGGCGCGATTTGCGGAAGGCTCCTATCCTTTGGGTATGGTCTTGAGCGCATGTCCAGACATCGTCGACTACGCCAAGGGAGGGATTTCAAACTGGCGCGATTTCATTGCGACTGCGGCGGTCGTTCGATCCATGCTTGGCATCAGTCCCAGCGCGTGGGAGGAGGCGCAGAGCGTCATGGGGGAGACTCAGGCTGCAATTGTGGTCGGCTGCATCCTGCAGCGAGGGGAGGTCATCCGTTCAGCCGGCGGATATCTGCGGGGGCTGACGCGAAAAGCCGAGGCCGGCGAATTCTCGCTCGGGCCAATCCTAATGGCGCAGATCAACTCACGACTGCACGAAAAACGAAGGGCCTAA
- the repB gene encoding plasmid partitioning protein RepB, with protein MSKRTDAIRGLFTAAPQTSPLSADNTAPAPLARVSSGAVRSLKESFSEVEKENQELRDKLTSGATIVEIDPGLIDPSPVSDRFRDDDTASYELLKQSISQIGQEVPVLVRKHPTMPGRYQSAYGHRRVRAARELGIAVKAILKPLSDEALVVAQGLENAPREDLSFIERAMFAMRIEDAGHKRAVVQDALAVDRAEASKLIAVARSIPPDIIDAIGKAPKVGRGRWQSFADLLADASVIDRVRAAIGDDKFAGRESDDRFLTVFSAANKPAATRQFARSSAVLASDGQRIAQVRQGDRELKLTIDKKVPALFADFLITQLPNLFETFCKSDRSEETTGA; from the coding sequence ATGAGCAAGCGCACGGATGCTATCAGGGGGCTTTTTACTGCCGCACCTCAGACGAGTCCGTTGTCAGCTGACAACACAGCACCAGCGCCGCTGGCGCGGGTGTCGTCAGGTGCTGTGCGCTCGCTGAAGGAATCTTTCTCAGAAGTTGAGAAGGAGAATCAGGAGCTTCGGGACAAGCTCACATCTGGCGCGACGATCGTAGAGATCGATCCCGGTCTGATAGATCCCTCGCCCGTGTCTGATCGTTTTCGCGACGACGACACGGCTTCTTACGAACTTCTCAAGCAATCGATTTCGCAGATCGGCCAGGAGGTTCCTGTCCTCGTCCGCAAGCATCCGACAATGCCGGGACGATATCAGAGCGCTTATGGTCATCGCCGGGTGCGTGCCGCGCGCGAGCTGGGTATTGCCGTCAAAGCGATCCTAAAACCGCTCTCCGACGAAGCCCTCGTCGTGGCACAAGGCCTTGAGAACGCGCCGCGGGAGGATTTGAGCTTCATCGAGCGCGCGATGTTCGCAATGCGCATCGAAGATGCCGGGCACAAGCGCGCAGTCGTTCAAGACGCGCTCGCAGTCGATAGGGCCGAAGCGTCAAAACTGATTGCGGTTGCGAGATCCATTCCGCCCGACATTATCGATGCTATTGGCAAGGCCCCAAAGGTTGGCCGCGGGCGATGGCAGAGCTTTGCTGATCTCTTGGCGGATGCGTCGGTGATCGACCGCGTAAGGGCGGCGATCGGGGACGACAAGTTCGCCGGCCGTGAGTCAGACGACAGATTTCTGACGGTGTTCTCGGCCGCGAATAAACCTGCTGCAACTCGCCAATTCGCGCGATCGTCTGCTGTGCTCGCCTCAGATGGACAGCGCATCGCTCAGGTCCGTCAGGGCGATCGAGAACTCAAGTTGACCATCGACAAGAAGGTCCCGGCGTTGTTCGCGGACTTTCTTATCACCCAGCTTCCGAACCTGTTCGAGACGTTTTGCAAATCGGACAGATCCGAGGAGACCACCGGGGCTTAG
- the repA gene encoding plasmid partitioning protein RepA, whose amino-acid sequence MRVFETEEGWPETASARISCHATLLSGQLRSLGAALFPPAAAKTLRPFSSGEVAKIVRVSDGYLRQLSLDGLGPAPAIGHGGRRSYTLAQVNELRAYLAAARPREAVDFLPRRRPGEKLQIITVANFKGGSAKTTTALYLAQYLALSGFRVLAIDLDPQASLSAMFGYQPEFDIGQSETIYGAIRYDDQRRPMREVVRPTYFEGIGLVPGNLELMEFEHHTPRAMVERRERGHDLFFRRLASAIDQVSDDYDVVVIDCPPQLGYLTMGALNAATAMLVTIHPQMVDVASMSQFLLMTSDLMSVIEEAGGRLDHDFIRYVITRHDPNDVPEAQIVALLRNLFRENVLQATAWKSTAISNAGLTKQSLYELDRGSVGRGAYDRAVESVDAINAEIVQLLKKVWGR is encoded by the coding sequence ATGAGAGTTTTTGAGACAGAGGAGGGGTGGCCGGAGACAGCGAGCGCGCGCATTTCCTGCCATGCCACTCTACTCTCTGGTCAACTCCGCTCGTTGGGCGCCGCCCTTTTTCCACCAGCGGCTGCCAAGACTCTTCGCCCGTTCTCCTCCGGAGAGGTGGCCAAGATCGTTCGCGTGTCAGACGGCTATTTGCGGCAACTTTCCCTCGACGGCCTGGGACCTGCCCCCGCGATCGGTCATGGCGGGCGGCGGTCGTATACCTTAGCTCAAGTGAATGAGCTGCGGGCCTATCTGGCTGCAGCCCGCCCGCGGGAGGCAGTTGATTTTCTCCCACGGCGGCGCCCCGGCGAAAAGCTTCAAATCATCACGGTCGCTAATTTCAAGGGCGGCTCGGCCAAAACAACGACCGCCCTGTATCTGGCCCAATATCTCGCCCTTTCCGGCTTTCGAGTTCTGGCCATCGACCTCGATCCGCAAGCCTCTTTGTCGGCCATGTTCGGCTATCAGCCGGAATTCGACATTGGGCAAAGCGAAACCATTTACGGCGCCATCCGCTATGACGACCAGCGCCGCCCCATGCGTGAAGTTGTGCGGCCGACCTATTTCGAGGGTATAGGCCTAGTGCCTGGCAATCTCGAACTCATGGAGTTTGAGCATCACACGCCGCGCGCCATGGTCGAGCGCCGCGAACGTGGACATGATCTTTTTTTTCGCCGCCTAGCGAGCGCAATCGATCAGGTAAGCGACGACTATGATGTCGTGGTGATCGACTGCCCACCTCAGCTCGGCTACCTGACGATGGGCGCTTTGAATGCGGCGACGGCGATGCTGGTGACAATCCACCCGCAGATGGTCGATGTCGCATCGATGAGCCAATTCCTTCTGATGACGTCGGATTTGATGTCCGTCATCGAGGAGGCGGGCGGCCGCCTCGATCACGATTTCATCCGCTATGTGATCACGCGCCATGATCCGAATGACGTGCCTGAGGCTCAGATCGTTGCGCTGCTGCGCAATCTGTTCCGCGAAAACGTGCTGCAAGCGACAGCCTGGAAATCCACTGCGATCTCCAATGCTGGCCTGACAAAACAATCGCTCTATGAGCTTGACCGCGGATCCGTCGGACGCGGCGCCTATGACAGGGCGGTTGAATCTGTCGATGCTATCAATGCGGAGATCGTGCAGCTGCTGAAGAAGGTGTGGGGACGATGA
- a CDS encoding integrase core domain-containing protein, which yields MPFRESSPVEERVALFREYETGAFSVTELCARHGVSRETFYVWKRRRESGERRWFEERSHAAASCPHATAGRLADRIVATRQRFPHFGPKKIKAWLEHERPEVDWPAASTIGDILKREGLVEARRRRRRAIAQGEVAAPASAPNEEWAIDFKGWFRTRDGNRCDPLTITDAASRYLIEVRIVDPTGAGVRSALERVFKDIGLPAAIRSDNGAPFGSTGAGGLSALSVWWLKLGIEPRYIPPASPQDNGRHERMHRTLKAQTTKPPAATVAEQQRRFDAFRHHFNQERPHEALDQMPPVKLWQSPSRTLPRRLDDPWYDADHEVRRVRPTGDIKWRGEHVFVGEALAGELVGLCEHDTSGHLVRFCGRDLGLINCERRFLRFAPPRARLRIAQETPQTGEQ from the coding sequence ATGCCTTTCAGGGAGAGCAGTCCTGTGGAGGAGCGTGTCGCGTTGTTTCGAGAGTACGAGACGGGGGCATTTTCGGTGACGGAGCTGTGCGCGCGGCACGGCGTCAGCCGAGAGACGTTCTACGTCTGGAAGCGGCGTCGGGAGAGCGGGGAGCGGCGCTGGTTCGAGGAGCGCAGCCACGCGGCGGCGAGTTGCCCGCATGCGACGGCGGGGCGGCTGGCCGATCGCATCGTCGCGACGCGGCAGCGGTTTCCGCATTTCGGCCCGAAGAAGATCAAGGCATGGCTTGAGCATGAGCGGCCGGAGGTCGACTGGCCGGCAGCCTCGACGATCGGCGACATCCTGAAGCGTGAGGGCCTGGTCGAGGCGCGTCGGCGCCGACGCCGGGCGATTGCGCAAGGCGAGGTGGCGGCGCCGGCAAGCGCACCCAACGAAGAATGGGCGATCGACTTCAAGGGCTGGTTCCGAACCCGCGACGGCAACCGCTGCGATCCGCTGACCATCACCGATGCGGCGAGCCGCTATCTTATCGAAGTGCGCATCGTCGATCCGACGGGGGCGGGCGTCAGGAGCGCCCTGGAACGTGTTTTCAAGGACATCGGCCTTCCCGCCGCGATCCGCTCCGACAATGGTGCACCGTTTGGATCGACGGGGGCGGGCGGCCTTTCGGCGCTCTCGGTATGGTGGCTCAAGCTCGGTATCGAACCGCGCTACATCCCCCCGGCGAGCCCGCAGGACAACGGCCGGCACGAGCGCATGCACCGCACGCTGAAGGCCCAGACCACGAAGCCGCCCGCGGCAACGGTCGCCGAGCAGCAACGCCGCTTCGATGCCTTCCGCCACCACTTCAACCAGGAGCGGCCACATGAGGCGCTCGACCAGATGCCGCCCGTCAAACTCTGGCAGTCGCCCTCGCGCACCTTGCCACGCCGTCTCGATGACCCTTGGTACGACGCCGATCACGAGGTTCGCCGGGTGCGTCCCACCGGCGATATCAAATGGCGCGGCGAGCACGTTTTCGTTGGCGAGGCGCTCGCAGGTGAGCTCGTCGGCCTCTGTGAGCACGACACTAGCGGCCACCTCGTGCGCTTCTGCGGTCGCGATCTCGGGCTGATCAATTGCGAGCGGCGTTTCCTGCGCTTTGCTCCGCCGCGCGCGCGGCTCCGCATCGCGCAGGAAACGCCGCAGACAGGAGAACAATGA
- a CDS encoding RHE_PE00001 family protein: MIASVSPILIKVIKALSSSYKIPEPLPWSAIALPLAAAEDALARLDERLAKSPIRDGWISRTHFTDACATLWLEGELVHLEDLVLHDAGMDVRAPTHELSRARDVLRARRRIHREGPDWALSSVGITDLRGLAGTNGIEEEDCEPPNIGTTHHEAEQDSHVPRTHDYSSVTQSNDGLAQAFAEIDAAIAKTDQILTSDLRRMTERDPLVYDPDWDEEKRLAVWRRGLQQSRSLPPTLAAAIAADSWRSLEPLQHRPWLGQLLTSALLGHRRKARSHLACLHEGLKTIPRERRRSRDLATRLVAELEAITAAGEIGLKTHDRWLNERTLMLRRVAGHRSTSKLPALIDYVFSRPVVSAGMIAEELDITPRAALSLVNELGLRETTGRGRYRAWGVL, translated from the coding sequence ATGATAGCTTCCGTGTCGCCGATTCTCATCAAAGTTATCAAGGCGTTGTCTAGTAGCTACAAAATACCAGAACCGTTGCCCTGGTCGGCGATTGCACTTCCGCTCGCAGCCGCGGAAGATGCTTTAGCCCGTCTAGATGAGCGCCTTGCGAAAAGCCCAATCCGAGACGGTTGGATTAGTCGGACGCACTTCACCGACGCATGCGCCACTCTATGGCTGGAAGGCGAACTCGTCCACCTCGAAGATCTCGTTCTTCATGACGCTGGCATGGATGTTCGTGCGCCAACTCACGAGCTGAGCCGAGCTCGCGATGTACTCCGCGCCCGCCGGCGCATTCACCGCGAGGGCCCCGACTGGGCTCTCTCGTCCGTCGGGATCACCGATCTGCGCGGGTTAGCCGGCACAAATGGAATAGAAGAGGAGGACTGCGAACCGCCGAACATCGGAACTACGCATCATGAGGCGGAGCAGGACAGCCATGTGCCGAGAACCCACGACTACTCTTCTGTAACTCAGAGCAATGACGGACTCGCGCAGGCTTTCGCAGAAATCGACGCCGCGATCGCCAAGACCGACCAGATCTTAACCAGCGATCTCCGTCGAATGACCGAGCGGGATCCACTGGTCTACGACCCCGATTGGGACGAAGAAAAGCGTCTTGCCGTCTGGAGACGCGGCCTTCAGCAAAGCAGGAGCCTGCCTCCGACGCTCGCGGCGGCCATTGCCGCGGACAGCTGGCGCAGTCTCGAGCCCCTTCAGCACCGACCCTGGCTTGGCCAGCTGCTTACGTCTGCGCTGCTAGGTCATCGGAGAAAAGCACGCTCACACCTGGCTTGCCTGCATGAGGGGCTGAAGACGATCCCGCGTGAGCGACGCCGCTCGCGCGACCTTGCAACCCGTCTCGTCGCGGAGCTTGAGGCCATCACGGCCGCTGGTGAGATTGGCCTGAAGACGCACGACAGGTGGCTGAACGAACGCACTCTGATGCTTCGAAGGGTGGCCGGCCATCGATCGACGTCGAAATTGCCGGCGCTTATCGATTACGTCTTCAGCCGGCCAGTCGTTTCTGCCGGCATGATCGCAGAAGAGCTGGATATCACACCGCGTGCAGCATTGAGTCTCGTAAATGAGCTTGGTCTGCGCGAGACCACTGGACGAGGGCGTTACCGAGCCTGGGGTGTTCTCTAA
- a CDS encoding Trm112 family protein yields MSASAERPEIVFDQKLLQILVCPLTKDPLEFGSAKQELISRSRKFADPPVFIIR; encoded by the coding sequence ATGTCAGCGTCCGCCGAACGCCCTGAAATAGTGTTCGATCAAAAATTGCTGCAGATCCTCGTCTGCCCGCTGACTAAGGACCCGCTGGAATTTGGCTCGGCCAAGCAGGAGCTGATCTCGCGATCGCGCAAGTTCGCTGACCCGCCCGTTTTCATAATCCGTTAG
- the glnK gene encoding P-II family nitrogen regulator, with protein sequence MKMVMAIIKPFKLEDVRDALTDIGVHGLTVTEVKGYGRQKGHTEIYRGAEYAVNFLPKIKIEVAVASDQVDKTIEAITSAAKTGQIGDGKIFVINLVHAVRIRTGETDAAAL encoded by the coding sequence ATGAAAATGGTTATGGCAATTATCAAGCCATTCAAGCTGGAAGACGTCCGTGACGCCCTGACCGACATTGGTGTTCACGGTCTCACGGTGACAGAAGTCAAGGGATATGGCCGTCAGAAGGGCCATACGGAAATCTATCGCGGCGCCGAATATGCCGTGAACTTCCTGCCCAAGATCAAGATCGAGGTCGCTGTCGCTTCTGATCAGGTCGACAAGACCATCGAGGCCATCACGTCCGCTGCGAAAACCGGGCAGATCGGCGACGGCAAGATCTTCGTCATCAATCTCGTCCACGCGGTCCGCATCCGCACCGGAGAGACCGACGCCGCGGCCCTTTGA
- a CDS encoding nickel-dependent hydrogenase large subunit: MAFTERICWVCTGTHAPAPARSSEPLGIVIREIPSLNLLHHATMHDYLVHFLSRACSGLGWLRSARSSQSRLTPRRPQHLRNRSHSSRYCSPGSPGSCKQRNSIHSRAHFRGTQRTSFRRRRT; this comes from the coding sequence TTGGCGTTCACCGAGCGAATTTGCTGGGTCTGTACCGGCACGCACGCGCCGGCACCTGCGCGCAGTAGTGAACCGCTTGGCATCGTCATCCGGGAGATTCCCAGTTTAAACCTGTTACATCATGCAACTATGCATGACTATCTCGTGCATTTTTTGTCACGTGCATGCTCTGGATTGGGCTGGCTTCGGTCGGCGCGGTCTTCGCAGTCGAGGCTGACGCCAAGGCGGCCTCAGCACTTGCGCAATCGATCTCATTCGTCGCGTTACTGCTCACCAGGCTCACCAGGCTCGTGCAAACAAAGAAACTCGATCCATTCAAGAGCGCATTTTCGAGGCACCCAGCGTACAAGCTTTCGCCGTAGGCGAACCTAA